From a region of the Streptomyces tirandamycinicus genome:
- a CDS encoding small secreted protein, whose product MKVNRKFSAAVSGGALLVLALTGCGDGDDSAKVDAWAKSVCEKAQPQIQKRADARQAIISTSVDGKPADIQAADSKAFKDIADANRALASAVQAAGTPPGEGQEQLQQDAIKELNATATAYLDLKKKVDELDPKDQQEFADGLKDVAKGLKKIQKTDQVALGKLQSGDLGKAMGKQKGCQRARPSVTPPPAAGDGPSEPSGKPSNAAGPSKSAGSAEPEASE is encoded by the coding sequence GTGAAGGTGAACAGGAAGTTTTCGGCCGCCGTGTCCGGCGGTGCGTTGCTGGTGCTCGCGCTGACGGGCTGCGGTGACGGAGACGACAGCGCCAAGGTGGACGCCTGGGCGAAGAGCGTCTGCGAGAAGGCGCAGCCGCAGATCCAGAAGCGGGCCGACGCCCGGCAGGCCATCATCTCGACCTCCGTCGACGGCAAGCCCGCCGACATACAGGCGGCCGACTCCAAGGCCTTCAAGGACATCGCCGACGCCAACAGGGCGCTGGCCTCCGCGGTGCAGGCCGCGGGCACCCCGCCCGGCGAGGGCCAGGAGCAGCTCCAGCAGGACGCGATCAAGGAGCTCAACGCCACCGCCACCGCGTACCTCGACCTCAAGAAGAAGGTCGACGAGCTCGACCCCAAGGACCAGCAGGAGTTCGCCGACGGCCTGAAGGACGTCGCAAAGGGGCTGAAGAAGATCCAGAAGACGGACCAGGTCGCCCTCGGCAAACTGCAGTCCGGCGATCTGGGCAAGGCGATGGGGAAGCAGAAGGGCTGCCAGCGGGCCAGGCCGTCGGTCACCCCGCCCCCTGCCGCGGGCGACGGCCCCTCCGAGCCGAGCGGCAAGCCGTCGAACGCGGCCGGTCCGTCGAAGTCGGCCGGATCGGCGGAGCCCGAGGCGTCCGAGTAG
- a CDS encoding DUF7059 domain-containing protein yields the protein MSTTSLAAGLPVPDQSARLRDALIAADFTADGLLELLGAPAYSALARSETVPALRATRGGSPLETLVRLFLLQRPVAAERAREALPLDVALADGWVAESPDGIRATVDVRPYGGPEGQDWYIVSDLGCAVGGAGGATGRAEGVVLGVGGASTTLAGITVRVPVSSALDLGTGSGIQALHATGHATRVTATDLNPRALAFTRLTLALSGAPEADLREGSLYTPVGSDTYDLIVSNPPFVISPDARLTYRDGGMGGDDLCRSLVQQAGDRLNEGGFAQFLANWQHVAGEDWQQRVRSWVPRGCDAWIVQREVQDVTQYAELWLRDSGDHRAAPEEYAARYDAWLDEFEARGTKAVGFGWIVLRKTASDRPSIVVEEWPHPVEQPLGEAVRAHFARQDYLRAHDDAALLADHFVLVDDVVQEQVGLPGAEDPEHVVLRQSRGMRRATKVDTVGAGFAGVCDGTLSAGRILDAIAQLVGEDPVLLRDRTPEAIRLLVGEGFLEPAGPRD from the coding sequence GTGAGTACGACCAGCCTCGCCGCAGGCCTTCCCGTTCCCGATCAGTCCGCCCGGCTCCGCGACGCCCTGATCGCCGCCGACTTCACCGCCGACGGGCTGCTCGAGCTGCTCGGTGCGCCCGCCTACAGCGCCCTCGCCCGCAGCGAAACCGTCCCCGCCCTGCGAGCCACGCGCGGCGGCTCCCCGCTGGAGACGCTCGTACGGCTCTTCCTGCTGCAGCGGCCGGTGGCGGCCGAACGCGCCCGGGAGGCGCTGCCGCTGGACGTGGCGCTCGCGGACGGCTGGGTGGCCGAGTCCCCCGACGGCATCCGGGCGACGGTGGACGTCCGCCCGTACGGCGGGCCGGAAGGGCAGGACTGGTACATCGTCTCCGATCTCGGCTGCGCGGTCGGCGGGGCCGGTGGCGCGACCGGCCGTGCCGAGGGTGTCGTCCTGGGGGTCGGCGGCGCCTCCACCACCCTCGCCGGCATCACCGTCCGTGTCCCGGTGTCCTCCGCCCTCGACCTCGGCACCGGCTCCGGCATCCAGGCGCTCCACGCCACGGGGCACGCCACCCGGGTCACGGCCACCGACCTCAACCCGCGGGCCCTGGCGTTCACCCGGCTCACCCTGGCGCTGTCCGGCGCACCCGAGGCGGATCTGCGCGAAGGGTCGCTCTACACGCCGGTCGGATCGGACACGTACGACCTGATCGTGTCGAACCCGCCGTTCGTCATCTCTCCCGATGCCCGCCTCACCTACCGGGACGGCGGAATGGGCGGGGACGATCTGTGCCGCTCGCTCGTTCAGCAGGCCGGGGACCGTCTGAACGAAGGGGGGTTCGCGCAGTTCCTCGCGAACTGGCAGCACGTGGCAGGGGAGGACTGGCAGCAGCGGGTGCGCTCGTGGGTGCCGCGCGGCTGCGACGCCTGGATCGTTCAGCGCGAGGTCCAGGACGTGACGCAGTACGCCGAGCTCTGGCTCCGGGACAGTGGTGACCACCGTGCTGCCCCCGAGGAGTACGCGGCGCGGTACGACGCGTGGCTCGACGAGTTCGAGGCGCGCGGGACGAAGGCGGTCGGCTTCGGCTGGATCGTGCTGCGGAAGACGGCCTCGGACCGGCCGTCGATCGTCGTCGAGGAGTGGCCCCACCCGGTCGAGCAGCCGCTCGGCGAAGCCGTTCGGGCTCACTTCGCCCGGCAGGACTATCTGCGCGCGCACGACGACGCGGCACTGCTCGCCGACCACTTCGTGCTCGTCGACGACGTGGTGCAGGAGCAGGTCGGGCTGCCCGGCGCCGAGGACCCGGAGCACGTCGTGCTGCGCCAGAGCCGCGGTATGCGGCGTGCCACGAAGGTGGACACGGTCGGTGCCGGCTTCGCGGGCGTCTGCGACGGCACGCTGAGCGCGGGGCGGATCCTCGACGCCATCGCCCAGCTGGTCGGTGAGGACCCGGTGCTGCTGCGCGACCGCACGCCGGAGGCGATCAGGCTGCTGGTCGGTGAAGGCTTCCTGGAGCCCGCCGGTCCACGCGACTGA
- the topA gene encoding type I DNA topoisomerase, with protein sequence MSPTSETAQGGRRLVIVESPAKAKTIKGYLGPGYVVEASVGHIRDLPNGAAEVPEKYTGEVRRLGVDVEHDFQPIYVVNADKKAQVRKLKEQLAGSDELYLATDEDREGEAIAWHLLEVLKPKVPVKRMVFHEITKAAIQEAVANPRELNKRMVDAQETRRILDRLYGYEVSPVLWKKVMPRLSAGRVQSVATRLVVERERERIAFRSAEYWDLTGTFSAGRAGWGAAPEAGGASDPAAFTARLASVDGRRVAQGRDFGPDGRLKSDQVLHLDEANARALKAALENAAFSVRSVESKPYRRSPYAPFRTTTLQQEASRKLGFGAKATMQIAQKLYENGFITYMRTDSTTLSDTAVAAARAQVTQLYGGDYLPEKPRTYAGKVKNAQEAHEAIRPSGDRFRTPAETGLTGDQFRLYELIWKRTVASQMKDAVGNSVTVRIGGTGSDGRDAEFSASGKTITFHGFMKAYVEGADDPNAELDDRERRLPQVAEGDPLTAEEITADGHATKPPARYTEASLVKELEEREIGRPSTYASIIGTILDRGYVFKKGTALVPSFLSFAVVNLLEKHFGRLVDYDFTARMEDDLDRIARGEAQAVPWLRRFYFGETVPGGGFAAGAEGGAAEAGNGDGDHLGGLKELVTDLGAIDAREISSFPVGSGIVLRVGRYGPYVERGEKDAEGHQRADVPADLAPDELTVELAEELLAKPSGDFELGKDPETGHEIVAKDGRYGPYVTEILPEGTPRTGKNAVKPRTASLFKSMALDTVTLEDALRLMSLPRVVGTDAEGVEITAQNGRYGPYLKKGTDSRSLETEDQIFGITLDEALAIYAQPKQRGRAAAKPPLKELGTDPVSERPVVVKDGRFGPYVTDGETNATLRTGDSVETITPERGYELLAEKRAKGPVKKAAKKAPAKKAAAKKTAAKKTAAKKTTAAKTATRKTAAKKTTAAKTTAAKTAAKKATADRTAANTASSDA encoded by the coding sequence TTGTCCCCGACCAGCGAGACCGCACAGGGCGGCCGCCGACTCGTCATCGTCGAGTCGCCTGCCAAGGCGAAGACGATCAAGGGCTATCTGGGCCCCGGCTATGTCGTCGAGGCAAGCGTCGGGCACATCCGCGACCTCCCGAACGGCGCCGCCGAGGTCCCCGAGAAGTACACCGGCGAGGTGCGGCGTCTCGGGGTGGACGTCGAGCACGACTTCCAGCCGATCTACGTCGTCAACGCGGACAAGAAGGCGCAGGTCAGAAAGCTCAAGGAGCAGCTGGCCGGCTCGGACGAGCTCTACCTCGCCACCGATGAGGACCGCGAGGGCGAGGCCATCGCCTGGCACCTGCTGGAGGTCCTCAAGCCCAAGGTCCCGGTCAAGCGGATGGTCTTCCACGAGATCACCAAGGCCGCGATCCAGGAGGCCGTCGCCAACCCGCGCGAGCTCAACAAGCGCATGGTCGACGCCCAGGAGACCCGCCGCATCCTCGACCGCCTCTACGGCTACGAGGTCTCGCCGGTCCTCTGGAAGAAGGTCATGCCGCGGCTGTCCGCGGGCCGTGTCCAGTCCGTGGCCACCCGCCTCGTCGTCGAGCGCGAGCGTGAGCGCATCGCCTTCCGCTCCGCCGAGTACTGGGACCTGACCGGCACGTTCTCCGCGGGCCGCGCCGGATGGGGGGCCGCCCCGGAGGCCGGTGGAGCGTCCGACCCGGCCGCCTTCACCGCCCGGCTGGCCAGTGTCGACGGACGGCGCGTCGCCCAGGGCCGTGACTTCGGCCCGGACGGACGGCTCAAGTCGGACCAGGTGCTCCACCTCGACGAGGCGAACGCGCGCGCCCTGAAGGCGGCGCTGGAGAACGCGGCGTTCTCGGTCCGCTCCGTCGAGTCCAAGCCGTACCGCCGCTCGCCGTACGCCCCGTTCCGTACGACGACGCTCCAGCAGGAGGCCTCGCGCAAGCTCGGCTTCGGGGCGAAGGCGACGATGCAGATCGCGCAGAAGCTGTACGAGAACGGCTTCATCACCTATATGCGTACGGACTCGACCACGCTCTCCGACACCGCGGTCGCGGCGGCCCGAGCGCAGGTCACCCAGCTGTACGGCGGCGACTACCTGCCCGAGAAGCCGCGCACGTACGCCGGGAAGGTCAAGAACGCCCAGGAGGCGCACGAGGCCATCCGCCCCTCGGGTGACCGCTTCCGCACCCCGGCCGAGACCGGTCTGACCGGCGACCAGTTCCGTCTCTACGAGCTGATCTGGAAGCGGACCGTCGCCTCCCAGATGAAGGACGCGGTCGGCAACTCCGTCACCGTCAGGATCGGCGGCACCGGCTCGGACGGTCGTGACGCCGAGTTCTCGGCCTCCGGCAAGACCATCACGTTCCACGGTTTCATGAAGGCGTACGTCGAGGGCGCCGACGATCCGAACGCGGAGCTGGACGACCGTGAGCGCCGGCTGCCGCAGGTCGCCGAGGGCGACCCGCTCACCGCCGAGGAGATCACGGCGGACGGGCACGCCACCAAGCCCCCGGCCCGCTACACCGAGGCCAGCCTGGTCAAGGAGCTGGAGGAGCGCGAGATCGGCCGCCCGTCGACGTACGCGTCGATCATCGGCACCATCCTCGACCGCGGCTACGTCTTCAAGAAGGGCACGGCACTGGTGCCGTCCTTCCTCTCCTTCGCCGTGGTCAACCTGCTGGAGAAGCACTTCGGCCGGCTCGTCGACTACGACTTCACCGCCAGGATGGAGGACGACCTCGACCGCATCGCGCGGGGCGAGGCCCAGGCGGTGCCGTGGCTGAGGCGCTTCTACTTCGGCGAGACGGTGCCCGGCGGCGGCTTCGCCGCGGGGGCCGAGGGCGGTGCCGCAGAGGCCGGCAACGGCGACGGCGACCACCTCGGCGGACTCAAGGAGCTCGTCACCGACCTCGGCGCGATCGACGCCCGGGAGATCTCGTCCTTCCCGGTCGGCAGCGGCATCGTGCTGCGGGTCGGCCGCTACGGCCCGTACGTCGAGCGGGGCGAGAAGGACGCCGAGGGCCACCAGCGCGCCGACGTGCCGGCCGACCTCGCGCCGGACGAGCTGACCGTCGAGCTCGCCGAGGAGCTGCTGGCCAAGCCGAGCGGGGACTTCGAGCTGGGCAAGGACCCCGAGACCGGCCACGAGATCGTCGCGAAGGACGGCCGCTACGGTCCGTACGTCACCGAGATCCTGCCCGAGGGCACGCCGAGGACCGGCAAGAACGCGGTGAAGCCGCGGACCGCATCGCTCTTCAAGTCGATGGCCCTCGACACGGTGACCCTCGAGGACGCACTCAGGCTGATGTCGCTGCCGCGCGTCGTCGGCACGGACGCCGAGGGCGTCGAGATCACCGCGCAGAACGGCCGCTACGGCCCGTATCTGAAGAAGGGCACGGACTCCCGCTCCCTGGAGACCGAGGACCAGATCTTCGGCATCACGCTGGACGAGGCGCTGGCGATCTACGCGCAGCCCAAGCAGCGCGGCCGGGCGGCCGCCAAACCGCCGCTGAAGGAGCTCGGCACGGATCCGGTGAGCGAGCGTCCGGTCGTGGTGAAGGACGGCCGCTTCGGCCCGTACGTCACCGACGGCGAGACCAACGCGACCCTGCGGACCGGTGACAGCGTCGAGACCATCACACCGGAGCGCGGTTACGAACTGCTCGCCGAGAAGCGCGCCAAGGGCCCGGTGAAGAAGGCCGCCAAGAAGGCCCCCGCGAAGAAGGCGGCGGCCAAGAAGACGGCGGCCAAGAAGACCGCGGCGAAGAAGACGACCGCGGCGAAGACGGCCACCAGGAAGACCGCGGCCAAGAAGACGACCGCGGCGAAGACCACCGCGGCGAAGACGGCCGCCAAGAAGGCCACGGCCGACCGGACCGCGGCGAACACGGCGTCCTCGGACGCCTAG
- the tmk gene encoding dTMP kinase: MTRAEQPTAQSPTSEPEARAADALAADSRERAVRSLLRVPALRRLWSAHVAGGTGDALALLVLVLLALQTAVAEGAFGGGYRGAAFAVAAVFGVRLLATFLFGAVLLGPLTALTAPSGPLDRRWTMIGADGLRIALLVIAPLWIGWTPGSAVAYVLATVFVTGVAERFWTVARESAAPALLPPPPPEGAAVRPLPDHQDALRRLSLRTSFAVVPIAAAALLVATLIGNLLGTGVEWFSANQAALGSYVAAGLFAASLSVLAAVELPDAPTPRPRSPLEGLRRPSTGGGLDKGRTGAVPLLVVACAAIAEAIASAAAVSALHARDLGGGPVAFALLVLALTGGTALGVRGAPNVLPALSRRRLLALVIAVTGVALLAMGLVPDTATVLFLAVLAGGAAGVAAHTGHALIDLETEEFRRPRVTEHLQAVVRVAIGLAAVGAPLLAAAIGPHRLASGDFVFAHGGAAFTLMLVGALLLPVAVIVLARTDDRSGVPLRRDLADAVRRGADPAQAPAATGFFIAVEGGDGAGKSTQVEALAEWIRAKGHEVVVTREPGATPVGKRLRSILLDVSSAGLSHRAEALLYAADRAEHVDTVVRPALERGAVVISDRYIDSSVAYQGAGRDLSPTEIARISRWATDGLVPHLTVLLDVSPETARERFTEAPDRLESEPAEFHGRVRAGFLTLAAADPGRYLVVDAGQEPEAVTTVVRHRLDRMLPLSEAEVRAREEARRAAEEEARRKAEEEAALKAEEERLERERQAQLARLRAEEEERKRRELEEARRREAERQAEEARQRAEEARRLAEEERRRREAEEKTVREEAERRRRQAEEEARLRAEAEERRREKQRKAEEALLRAEEARRAAEAAAAAAESSAAETTVPTPAVGADDATRTVETPRPRVDMTKEDAETAVLPQVPQPPDGGARGARGAGPGSAPASAGQVDETAVLPPVRGDRPGAAGAEETAVLPPVRGESPADRVPPYLFRDERSAREEEQRTRELPRVDEEGRPRRRSDWAEETPLDDLPTLADELLGPRDDEDDGRRGR, from the coding sequence ATGACGCGAGCCGAGCAGCCAACGGCCCAGAGCCCCACCTCTGAACCCGAAGCCCGTGCCGCCGACGCACTGGCCGCGGACTCACGCGAGCGCGCCGTACGGTCGCTGCTGCGCGTGCCCGCGCTGCGGCGGCTGTGGAGTGCGCATGTCGCCGGCGGCACCGGTGACGCCCTCGCCCTCCTGGTGCTGGTCCTCCTCGCGCTCCAGACGGCGGTCGCCGAAGGAGCCTTCGGCGGCGGATACCGGGGCGCGGCGTTCGCCGTCGCCGCCGTCTTCGGGGTCCGCCTCCTCGCCACGTTCCTCTTCGGGGCCGTCCTCCTCGGCCCGCTCACCGCGCTGACCGCACCGAGCGGACCCCTGGACCGCCGCTGGACGATGATCGGCGCCGACGGGCTCCGCATCGCCCTGCTCGTCATCGCCCCCCTGTGGATCGGCTGGACCCCGGGCAGCGCGGTGGCGTACGTGCTCGCCACGGTCTTCGTCACCGGCGTCGCCGAACGCTTCTGGACCGTCGCCCGGGAGAGCGCCGCCCCCGCGCTGCTCCCCCCGCCGCCGCCGGAGGGCGCGGCGGTCCGCCCGCTGCCCGACCATCAGGACGCCCTCCGGAGGCTGTCCCTCCGCACCTCCTTCGCGGTCGTCCCGATCGCCGCCGCCGCTCTGCTGGTGGCGACGCTGATCGGCAACCTGCTCGGCACCGGCGTCGAATGGTTCTCGGCGAACCAGGCCGCGCTCGGGTCGTACGTGGCGGCGGGCCTCTTCGCCGCATCGCTGTCCGTGCTGGCAGCCGTCGAACTCCCGGACGCACCGACACCGCGCCCCCGCTCCCCGCTGGAGGGCCTGCGCCGCCCGTCCACCGGCGGCGGCCTGGACAAGGGCCGCACGGGTGCCGTCCCGCTGCTGGTCGTGGCCTGCGCCGCGATCGCCGAGGCCATCGCCTCCGCCGCCGCCGTGTCCGCCCTGCACGCACGGGACCTGGGCGGCGGCCCGGTCGCCTTCGCCCTCCTCGTCCTCGCCCTGACCGGGGGCACGGCCCTCGGCGTCCGGGGCGCCCCGAACGTGCTGCCGGCGCTGTCCCGGCGCCGGCTGCTCGCGCTGGTGATCGCCGTCACCGGCGTGGCGCTGCTGGCGATGGGCCTCGTCCCGGACACGGCGACGGTGCTGTTCCTCGCCGTTCTCGCCGGGGGTGCGGCCGGCGTCGCCGCGCACACCGGGCACGCACTGATCGACCTGGAGACCGAGGAGTTCCGGCGGCCGCGGGTCACCGAGCATCTGCAGGCAGTGGTCCGGGTCGCCATCGGGCTCGCCGCCGTCGGCGCCCCGCTGCTCGCCGCCGCCATCGGTCCGCACCGCCTGGCCAGCGGCGACTTCGTCTTCGCCCACGGCGGTGCCGCCTTCACCCTGATGCTGGTCGGCGCGCTGCTGCTGCCCGTCGCGGTGATCGTCCTCGCCAGGACCGACGACCGGTCCGGCGTGCCGCTGCGCCGCGACCTGGCCGACGCGGTCCGGCGCGGCGCGGACCCCGCCCAGGCACCCGCGGCCACCGGCTTCTTCATCGCCGTCGAGGGTGGCGACGGCGCGGGCAAGTCCACCCAGGTCGAGGCGCTCGCGGAGTGGATCCGCGCCAAGGGGCACGAGGTCGTCGTCACCCGGGAACCCGGTGCCACCCCCGTCGGCAAGCGGCTGCGTTCCATCCTGCTCGACGTCTCGTCGGCCGGGCTGTCCCACCGCGCCGAGGCCCTTCTGTACGCCGCCGACCGCGCCGAGCACGTCGACACGGTCGTCCGCCCCGCGCTGGAGCGCGGTGCCGTCGTCATCTCGGACCGCTACATCGACTCGTCCGTGGCGTACCAGGGCGCGGGCCGCGACCTTTCCCCCACCGAGATCGCCCGGATCTCCCGCTGGGCGACGGACGGGCTCGTACCGCATCTGACCGTGCTGCTCGACGTCTCCCCGGAGACCGCGCGCGAGCGCTTCACGGAGGCACCGGACCGGCTGGAGTCCGAGCCTGCGGAGTTCCACGGGCGGGTGCGGGCCGGGTTCCTCACCCTGGCCGCCGCCGACCCCGGCCGCTACCTCGTCGTGGACGCGGGCCAGGAGCCCGAGGCCGTCACCACGGTGGTGCGGCACCGGCTCGACCGGATGCTCCCCCTCTCCGAGGCCGAGGTGAGGGCCCGGGAGGAGGCGCGGAGGGCCGCCGAGGAGGAGGCGCGCCGCAAGGCCGAGGAGGAGGCCGCCCTCAAGGCCGAGGAGGAGCGCCTGGAGCGCGAGCGCCAGGCGCAGCTCGCGAGGCTGCGCGCCGAGGAGGAGGAGCGCAAGCGGCGCGAACTGGAGGAGGCGCGGCGGCGGGAGGCCGAGCGCCAGGCGGAGGAGGCGAGGCAGCGCGCCGAGGAGGCCCGGCGGCTGGCCGAGGAGGAGCGGCGCCGGCGCGAGGCCGAGGAGAAGACCGTCCGGGAGGAGGCGGAGCGCCGCCGCCGTCAGGCCGAGGAGGAGGCCCGGCTGAGGGCCGAGGCCGAGGAGCGCCGCCGGGAGAAGCAGCGCAAGGCCGAGGAGGCCCTGCTGCGGGCCGAGGAGGCACGCCGGGCCGCGGAGGCGGCCGCGGCCGCCGCGGAGTCCTCGGCCGCCGAGACGACGGTGCCCACTCCTGCGGTGGGGGCGGACGACGCGACGCGTACGGTCGAGACGCCCCGCCCGCGCGTCGACATGACCAAGGAGGACGCGGAGACGGCGGTCCTCCCGCAGGTGCCGCAGCCTCCGGACGGAGGCGCGCGGGGCGCGCGCGGAGCGGGACCGGGCAGCGCGCCGGCGTCCGCGGGGCAGGTCGACGAGACCGCGGTGCTTCCGCCGGTGCGGGGCGATCGGCCGGGGGCGGCGGGAGCCGAGGAGACCGCGGTACTGCCTCCGGTCCGGGGCGAGAGCCCCGCGGACCGTGTGCCGCCGTACCTCTTCCGTGACGAGCGGTCCGCCCGGGAGGAGGAGCAGCGTACGCGCGAGCTGCCCCGGGTCGACGAGGAGGGACGGCCGCGCCGCCGCTCCGACTGGGCGGAGGAGACGCCGCTCGACGACCTGCCCACGCTGGCGGACGAACTGCTGGGTCCGCGCGACGACGAGGACGACGGGCGCCGGGGGCGTTAG
- a CDS encoding DNA polymerase III subunit delta': protein MAVWDDLVGQERVQEQLAAAARDADALVTAEAAGEQATAASKMTHAWLFTGPPGSGRSTAARAFAAALQCTGPDRALGGAPGCGFCDGCHTSLVGTHADVEVVRTDMLSIGVKETRDLVRRAQLSPAVGRWQVIVLEDADRLTEGAGNVLLKAVEEPAPRTVWLLCAPSLEDVLPTIRSRCRHLSLRTPSVEAVADVLMRRDGIEPEAAASAARATQGHIGRARRLATDEAARARRATVLKLPLRVEDVGGCLRAAQELIDAAAEDARQVAEEIDAKETEDLRTALGAAAGGRLPRGTAGAMKELEDRQKRRRTRTQRDSLDLALTDLTGFYRDVLALQLGSRVPLANEDVREALDRVARGSSPEGTLRRMEAVLACREALDTNVAPLLAVEAMAVALRTG from the coding sequence ATGGCCGTGTGGGACGACCTGGTCGGCCAGGAGCGTGTCCAGGAGCAGCTCGCCGCCGCCGCGCGGGACGCCGACGCGCTCGTCACGGCGGAGGCGGCGGGGGAGCAGGCGACCGCCGCGTCCAAGATGACGCACGCCTGGCTGTTCACCGGCCCGCCCGGTTCGGGCCGCTCCACCGCTGCGCGCGCCTTCGCGGCGGCCCTGCAGTGCACCGGTCCCGACCGGGCGCTGGGCGGCGCACCGGGCTGCGGCTTCTGCGACGGCTGCCACACCAGCCTGGTCGGCACGCACGCCGACGTCGAGGTGGTCCGGACGGACATGCTGTCCATCGGTGTCAAGGAGACCCGTGACCTCGTCCGACGGGCGCAGCTCTCGCCCGCGGTCGGCCGCTGGCAGGTGATCGTCCTGGAGGACGCCGACCGCCTCACCGAGGGCGCGGGCAACGTCCTGCTGAAGGCCGTGGAGGAGCCGGCCCCGCGTACGGTCTGGCTGCTGTGCGCGCCGTCCCTGGAGGACGTGCTCCCCACGATCCGCTCCCGCTGCCGTCACCTGTCGCTCCGCACTCCTTCCGTCGAGGCCGTCGCGGACGTGCTGATGAGACGGGACGGCATCGAGCCCGAGGCGGCCGCGTCCGCCGCCCGGGCGACTCAGGGGCACATCGGCCGGGCCCGCCGCCTCGCCACCGACGAGGCGGCCCGCGCCCGTCGCGCGACCGTGCTGAAGCTCCCGCTGAGGGTGGAGGACGTCGGCGGCTGCCTGAGGGCGGCACAGGAGCTGATCGACGCGGCCGCGGAGGACGCGCGGCAGGTCGCGGAGGAGATCGACGCCAAGGAGACCGAGGACCTCAGGACGGCCCTGGGTGCGGCGGCGGGCGGCAGGCTGCCGCGGGGCACCGCGGGGGCGATGAAGGAGCTGGAGGACAGGCAGAAGCGCCGCCGTACCCGCACCCAGCGGGACAGCCTCGATCTCGCGCTCACCGACCTCACGGGCTTCTACCGGGACGTGCTCGCGCTGCAGCTGGGCTCGAGGGTCCCCCTCGCCAACGAGGACGTGCGGGAGGCACTCGACCGGGTGGCGCGCGGTTCCAGCCCGGAGGGGACCCTGCGCCGGATGGAGGCGGTCCTCGCCTGCCGTGAGGCCCTGGACACGAACGTGGCGCCGCTGCTGGCGGTGGAGGCGATGGCGGTGGCGCTGCGCACGGGGTGA
- a CDS encoding alpha/beta hydrolase, which produces MTTRQFLRTSAIASAAALGLLVSGCSGGSPASEGSEPSGSVPGAAAPSPVSTAALKPYYNQKLDWRNCGAPGFQCATLKAPLDYSKPDGPSVKLAVARVKATGPGKRIGSLQVNPGGPGGSAVGYLQAYAGVGYPAPVRARYDMVAIDPRGVARSEPVTCLDGKEMDAYTQSDQTPDDPAEIDKLSTAFKGFAAGCKERSSTVLPHVSTVEAARDMDVFRSALGDEKLSYVGASYGTFLGATYAELFPERVGRLVLDGAMDPSLPARQMNRDQTEGFETAFTSFAADCTQRPDCPLGTKSTADAAARMKAFFAKLDARPVPTGESRELTESLATTGVIAAMYDEGAWPQLRDGLTEAMNGDGAGLLALSDSYYERESDGSYSNLMSAYSAVSCLDLPPAFASPDEVTASAADFEKASPVFGRNFAWASLSCAYWPTPATGSPHRIKAEGAAPILVVGTTRDPATPYKWAEALARQLDSGTLLTYDGDGHTAYGRGSDCVDTAINKYLLTGTPPADGTRCR; this is translated from the coding sequence ATGACCACCAGGCAGTTCCTCAGGACCTCCGCCATCGCGTCCGCCGCAGCCCTGGGGCTGCTGGTCTCGGGCTGCAGCGGCGGCAGCCCGGCCTCGGAGGGGTCCGAACCCTCGGGTTCGGTGCCGGGAGCGGCAGCGCCCTCCCCGGTGTCGACCGCCGCGCTGAAGCCGTACTACAACCAGAAGCTGGACTGGCGCAACTGCGGTGCCCCCGGTTTCCAGTGCGCCACGCTCAAGGCGCCGCTCGACTACTCCAAGCCCGACGGGCCGTCGGTCAAGCTGGCCGTCGCCCGGGTGAAGGCCACCGGGCCGGGCAAGCGGATCGGATCACTCCAGGTGAACCCGGGAGGCCCGGGAGGCTCGGCCGTCGGGTACCTCCAGGCGTACGCGGGCGTCGGCTACCCCGCTCCGGTACGGGCCAGGTACGACATGGTGGCCATCGACCCGCGCGGCGTGGCCCGCAGCGAGCCCGTCACCTGCCTCGACGGCAAGGAGATGGACGCCTACACCCAGAGCGACCAGACACCCGACGACCCGGCCGAGATCGACAAGCTGAGCACGGCGTTCAAGGGCTTCGCGGCAGGTTGCAAGGAGCGGTCGTCCACGGTCCTCCCGCATGTCTCCACGGTCGAGGCGGCGCGGGACATGGACGTCTTCCGGTCCGCGCTGGGTGACGAGAAGCTGTCGTACGTCGGGGCCTCCTACGGCACCTTCCTCGGTGCGACCTACGCAGAGCTCTTCCCGGAGCGGGTCGGCCGGCTGGTGCTCGACGGGGCGATGGACCCCTCCCTCCCGGCCCGCCAGATGAACCGAGACCAGACCGAGGGGTTCGAGACGGCCTTCACGTCGTTCGCCGCCGACTGCACGCAGCGCCCGGACTGCCCGCTCGGCACCAAGTCGACCGCGGACGCGGCGGCCCGGATGAAGGCGTTCTTCGCCAAGCTGGACGCCCGGCCGGTGCCCACCGGGGAGAGCCGCGAACTCACCGAGTCGCTCGCCACCACGGGAGTGATCGCCGCGATGTACGACGAGGGCGCCTGGCCGCAACTCCGCGACGGGCTCACCGAGGCCATGAACGGCGACGGTGCGGGACTGCTGGCCCTCTCCGACAGCTACTACGAGCGCGAGAGCGACGGCTCCTACTCCAACCTGATGTCCGCCTACTCCGCGGTCAGCTGCCTCGACCTGCCACCCGCCTTCGCCTCGCCCGACGAGGTCACGGCCTCCGCCGCCGACTTCGAGAAGGCATCCCCCGTCTTCGGCCGGAACTTCGCCTGGGCCTCCCTGAGCTGCGCCTACTGGCCCACACCCGCCACCGGGTCCCCGCACCGCATCAAGGCCGAGGGCGCCGCCCCGATCCTGGTCGTCGGCACCACCCGCGACCCGGCCACCCCCTACAAGTGGGCCGAGGCCCTCGCCCGCCAGCTCGACTCGGGGACACTGCTGACGTACGACGGCGACGGGCACACGGCGTACGGCCGCGGCAGCGACTGCGTGGACACGGCGATCAACAAGTACCTGCTGACCGGAACTCCGCCTGCGGACGGCACGCGCTGCCGCTGA